ATGGGGCATTTTCAGGGGTGCCCTGCTGTGCACGGTCACACCCATTACTGTGCCTGTTAGCATACCTCATTTGTGTGCTGTTGCATTTCACTTTCTATATCAAAACGCCTGGTGGGAACTGGCGGAGGCTGGTCCCGGTCAACCTGAATACTGATGCTAACAACCGTATTGGGCATCGGGTTGTATTTTATACTTCGCTTCTTGGACCGGTCTAGCACAGATGCTAATGTAACCGAAGAAGTGGAACAGACTGGTGGCTTCTGTCCTGGAATGCCGGGTAAGTGACCTGTTTGGTTACCGTCGGTTCCTCGGTTGTTTTCCTCCTGTAGATCAGCTCCTTCCAAAGCGGAGTCTCCAGGACCATTTTCCTGTGTTGCCGTATTCTCCACTGGTGGTTTCTTTACAGATGGTTTCTTTTTATGCACAACAGAATAAAGAGATTTTTTATCGATCTTTCTTGCGGATTGAGGTTCCTCACACTCTGCGTCTTTCTCGCTGGTTTCAGGGTTGCTGATAACAGACACCAGTCCCTGCTGTGACATCTGATCCTTCAGATCATCCGTTGAGTCATAAAGAGGGTTTATACGTTCTAGAGTCCCCAACTCATCCTCGTTTTCCCTTGTACTGTTACTTATCATCTTGGAGGAGTTGTCCTTGCTTTTCCTATCTGTTCCAGTGTCTGTAAAGTGACGATTATGAAAGTGTCAGATTCTAATCCTTTTCTTACAACATTACATTAGCGCAACCGAAATATACTGTAAGGAGAATCaaattgctgcatttttttctcACAGTTGTTATGAGGAAAGCTATATGATGAAACGCGTCAGAACGTTACAACAACCTTTTAGTAACTAACTCACTCAGTTGGAGTTCCAAGGTGGACGGAGGACATATGCTctaacaattttttttaacaaaacattATTTTCTTTATAACTTTTTTGTCTAGATTGATATGAGCAGAGACAGGACACCGCAAGGTAAGGGGCGCTGTTCTGCAACAcctgtcaattttctgttttagTCAGTCTTGCTTGCAGCTTCCTCCTCTGTAATCCCTGGGATCACCTGACCGCTCCCATCTCCCCCCTTCACGTCCCTAAGCACCTTCAGTCACACACTCCTTTATTTAAGGCACACATTCCAAAAAAACTCTCACACTTCCCATagtggagcaaatagctccatgagtgAGGTGTCTGACTGCATTGTGGAAAGtcgtgggtttgaatcctgggtgtgacattattttgaaatgtgtgctatAAATAAAGGAGGATGTGACTGACGGTCCTGGGTATTACtgttaagaaatgtgtgatttacaataaagaataatgtaactaaacgACAAAGGGCTCTCACATTAAGAGCATAAATAATGGTATAAGTGGATTGGTGTCCAAATACATTTTATTGAGAAtgcataagcatacctcccaattttAGGGCTGTAGAAAGAGGGACTTTTGGCGCGGCGCAGTACCGCCCGATtggaaaaaaggggtgtggcctcagaaaaggggatgtggcttcgcgggagtgctgtgatcgcgagccacgcctccgttttcgtcactgagggggcatgcccagcgctctgtgagctgctggcatgcccccactcCCTCAGCAGTGATAGAGCCCCCCACTGCCTCCCCCCCGCTGCGGaacactgcggcctgtgggtgggacagcgggacagtcccaaaaaaacaggactgtcctgcgacaatcaggacagttgggatgtatgcatAAATAtaggtgctctctctctctatatatatttgtctatctatctatctatctatctatctatctatatcataaaaGAAGGGGAACCATAACAAGTGTTTTCACTGGGCGTCAGGGTTCGCCTTATGTTCCTGTTTGAAaaatatgatggggggggggggatgggggctgCAGAGAACCACCAGGTGCACCCGTTTCTGTGGATTAATTAACTCAGAATGAGGCCCTCTGAGTGCCCCATGCCTCAGTCACTAGTTCCTGTTGCACTGATATGATTGGTGCAGCCCATGAGTACATGACCTCGTTGTGTGATGTGTATAGTAGTAAGGACATGGTGCAGCAATAGTGTAAGGACATGGTGTAGCAATGATGCTTTGCCCATACGTACCCAGCTGACTGCGGGCCGCGACTACTGCTTGCTGTGCTAATCTCTCCTTTATCTCATTCACACTGTCATAGAGATGGTCATCGTCTTCCGGGGGCGGTGGAGCCACTGGTTGGTCCTTTGGTATGAGCGGGAGAACTCTATTCTTCATACTGGCAGAGGTTGCATCAGAACCTAGCGAGCCAGAGACTGCGCCATTCATCGGCGGCGGCGTTCCCGGCATGTTCTTCTCTGTGTCCATTGTTTCTCCATTTATTTTAGCATCTGCAAAGGAAGAACAATCCGGTCAGGGGTAATAACTGAACCTGGAAACAACATCTGATATAACAATGCAGAATCTCAGGGGAGGGGGGGTTTCAATAAATTATATTTATGATGATTaatctgagctgatcatcttcccatcctcccgcataacctcacctcccacaatctcattatctattgatggcactactatctcctctagcccccaagtgcgctgtcttggagtcatccttgactcctccctctccttcacaccacacattcagcacctctcacacacctgccgtttccatctcaaaaacatttccaggatcagaccttttctcacccaggatgctactaagatccttatccactcactggtcatctccagactggactactctaatctcctgactggcctccctgacaattacctctctccactccaatctatcctcaatgctgctgcccggctcatcttcctcaccaaacgcactacatccacctcacctctcctacaagcccatcactggctccccttccctttcagaatccaattcaagcttctcacactcacttacaaagccctcacccactcctctcccatttacatctctgaccttatctccctttatatcccttttccactaactttaaaaacacgggtaaatgcgcaggggcgcacatttacccgtattttttcctagtggaaaagggtccccctacaaattcccggatcaagtaatccgggaatcctacccgggtagcttgccgggttgaacacgtgttcaacccattaagctgtgtagtgtgaacggaagccgtgtcgatgcgacgagGCTtctgttcacagtgaatggaagggcggtgctgggagatcatatgatcttccagagccgcccctgccgcgtcaccaaccaggcaatatgccgtgtcaggctcctggctgcgacccgtgctacagatggaaaaggggtatcactctcccacccgtcctcttagctctgctaatgcacgccgactcttctgcctactgattacttccttccactcctacctccaagatttctcacgtgctgctccatttctctggaattctctacctctccccctcagactctccacctctctacaaaacttcaaacgggctctcaagaccatcttctttaccaaacccagccaaatctcatcataaCCTTCTGTTCcaggctctctatgtaccccatctgtgtcacccctgtctgtctacccctcccctttagaatgtaagctctcatgagcagggccctctttcctcgtgtgcttatccttttcttactttaataatcctcaactgctcaaattctgcagtttttttgtccaccttggaacttatctctatgtcgtttactggtgtagttatagttatgcttagttacttctgcggaacccttgtggcgccatataaataaaggctaataataataataataataataacaaaaataataataataataataattaatggcagttTTCTAATTAGTTCTTGTAATATTTGATTTTAAACTTCCTTTACCAGATTGGACTGTATACTACTATATAAAAAATAGGGCCTGAATCATAGTTGTGCGCTAATCTTGCCGCAAATGTGATTTTTGACTCAGATAATGTTCGAAAATACAGTAATGTAACAGCAGCCGGGATTTGTAtaaagatgcccccccccccccctccggaacCCTCACAGGTGCCGTAACTGCGTAAACATTCGCAGCATCGACACAGATACGGGAAACATTGTTTGTCTGATCAAGTCTACGGACACTCAGAATGGCCGCGGCAACTGAGACTCCTCAGACGTGTCTCCTGTGTACAGGATTGCAGTTGGCGGCTgatacacgcccctaaaacggtcctgACACACCCAGGTTCTGTCGCTACTCCCCATGACCTCCCACAAAAGGTCACTGTAACCATAATCACAATTTAATCGCCGCACGTGCAGTGCCGCAAGCGCAGACCACCGATAATCGCTCACTTGCGGGAACATCGGAATAGCATACAGCTATGGCTCAGGTCCATGGTGTGTAAACGGGTGTGATACAATATCCCAGCGATTAGGATGCCTGCTGTCACATGACCGACATGGCATCCTGTCAATGAGAATGCCAACAGGGATAGGGTAATTATTTTATCCCTCccttgccccctaccctaaccctaactgtgttggcggctagggctaagatgtGGGGGTTGACGGCTAGGGCCAAACCCACCTCTAGTGCTTAGCCCAACCCCCCACCCCaggtcctaaccctaacagtctccCCGATACTGGTGCTGGGATTCCGGAttccgtcggtatcctgactgccggaatgCAATGTAGACAAGGCTGGATTGCAGCTCTCTCACCTGTCACAGCCAACTCTATTTTCATATGTATTTTTCTGGCTTGCATTCATATAAAAAAGATTTTAATCGCCGCTTATTACATCCGGAGACTTGTATTATTTATGACACTGTGAATGTCCACACTTTGTACCAGAGCCGGATGCAGCAGGGGAAAGGGAGAACTGTAGGCTATAAAATAATACGGAATATCTCCCAATTTGTGGATATCATTAAATGCTGCCCCTCCCAGCGATCACAGGTCCCCTGGCGCAATCGCGGAGAGTAGCGCCATTTGCACTGATTATGTGTTAGTGACCAATCACAAACACAAAGAAAACACAAACTCCTAATTGTACCACCTAGGAGTCAGGCACTCTGTACTGTGTGCATCACATTCTCCAGTACCAATCCATCAACGTCATGTCTGCTATCTGGACACATTCTCGGCTCCAGTTCCTCTCATCATCAGGAGTAAGTTCTCCAGTGCCAAATCCAGGCTTCCAAAAGTAAAAGTAATATTCCGGCGACAAGCTGGGACATGCTCGAGCTTCCTCGTGTCGGTTTGAGCCTGGGGATGTATCCGCTTTATGGAGCAGCCTCGCCCTTACCAAAAAGAAAGCGCTTCACAGACAGTACCAATCCTCGGACAGACCCCATACAGCCTTCCAAGACCAGGACTGTATGCCTTCCAGCTGTCCccataacccactgctccatgctcattgtcgtctaccccatctgtgacaccctgtgtgtctgcccctcccctacagactcacgagcagggccctcatcccTCATATGCTTTTCCATCCCAGTGCTGCCGCCCTGCTGCTTAGCTGGGTACTATGACTGCTGGAGTGTGAATGGCACACTGGGGCACATGTTCCAATAACAACAGCGTGAGGATGGGAACTTCAGCTTCCCCCGGCTAAGAGTGCAGAGGTCGGCTACAGCTGGGCCCTGAGCCAAGGGGACTGatgatcaggagggagaggggtaaTGTAATGGGGGATGGCGCTAGGGGGGTGATCTTCTGGTTCTaacaggggggaagggggattaATGGTGGAGTAATGCCCCACAAAAAGTTTTATGGCCCTGGAGAGGCCATATACATGATACATtttatatactgtaataataataataatagtacaaaATTCCGAGCCAttttttttaggaaaaattagCCAGTTGATTGGTTAAATCTGCCTCTTGGCCAAGGTTAAGGGTCATGGATGATGGTCAATATATACTGAAGAGAGACAAGAAGGCATACTGGTTAGCTCTGGTTGGAATTACCACGGTCAGCCTGAGGGCCGCCACTGACACCAATGCTTACCTGATCTGTTATCCCAAGATGATGATGACAGATGAAGATCATTAAGAAACATGATTTCTGCGTCTTAAggccacatcagcagctgaaagtcATCACCAACTTGTTGCGATGTATGGTGATAACGCCATGTCATGGCAACAGGTTTTGCGCAATGCCTCTGATAAGGACAGAGCAgagacgttcaagatgagcagcgatccggcTGGCCAAGCACGTCAGTGAACCAAACCTGTTTTATGTGACATGACgttaatggccgtgaggggaagcagtggtctacgtgCTCTGGCCTGACGGGTAAttggaatgaaatagagaacattacacaagaGTTCGCGTGGATGTCTGTTTTTTTTCAgctgaactaattttacaaagacagtagtgccatctaatagtgtgatatatattttatattgtacacaatgggggtcattccgagttgttcgctcgttgccgatttttgcaacggagcgattaaggcaaaaatgcgcatgcgcatggttcacagtgcgcatgcgctaagtattttagcacaaaacttagtagatttactcacgtccgaacaaagaattttcatcgtagtgatcggagtgtgattgacaggaagtgggtgtttctgggcggaaactggccgttttctgggagtgtgtggaaaaacgcaggcgtgccaggataaaacgtaggagtgtctggagaaacgggggagtggctggccgaacgcagggcgtgtgtgtgacgtcaaaccaggaacgaaacgggctgagctgatcgcagtgtaggagtaagtctcgagctactcagaaactgctaagaattatttatttgcaattctgctaatctttcgttcgcaattctgctaagctaagatacactcccagagggcggcggcctagcgtgtgcaatgctgctaaaagcagctaacaagcgaacaactcggaatgagggccaatgatcacaacatttctttgtaaacaatatttgcagttttttcttcagggattaacacaaaaagatgctttggGCTTCTAACTACTGAGCAAGCCACGTAATGCTgcaatgggagaagcagctggtcctgagatctacgtctGCAGCCCTATGACTGGCTGATTGTCATAGCGAAGCatacgcttacaggaaactgcaggcgccTGACCtgaaaaaggaaaattgttggggaaaagggttatacgtggtataaacacag
The Pseudophryne corroboree isolate aPseCor3 chromosome 4, aPseCor3.hap2, whole genome shotgun sequence DNA segment above includes these coding regions:
- the LOC134908857 gene encoding uncharacterized protein LOC134908857; translation: MAPSTDEFLHYIYVNSSAGSLLLILVNVGLLAAVVLISCSFFTKRIRKNGMDLTENAEERPSSELIKVTIHKDNDTLESNGTKPDVIPTDAKINGETMDTEKNMPGTPPPMNGAVSGSLGSDATSASMKNRVLPLIPKDQPVAPPPPEDDDHLYDSVNEIKERLAQQAVVAARSQLDTGTDRKSKDNSSKMISNSTRENEDELGTLERINPLYDSTDDLKDQMSQQGLVSVISNPETSEKDAECEEPQSARKIDKKSLYSVVHKKKPSVKKPPVENTATQENGPGDSALEGADLQEENNRGTDGNQTGHLPGIPGQKPPVCSTSSVTLASVLDRSKKRSIKYNPMPNTVVSISIQVDRDQPPPVPTRRFDIESEMQQHTNEEETETAN